GTCATGTGTTCCCATCAGCACCCCCCTGCCCAACTCAGTCTGTTACAAGCGAGAGGCTCACCGGATTAATGAGTAACGTAGACCCTCTGAGTGGGTAACTGGTAGACCTCTTCCCTGTGACACACCTACATTTCTATCCATCTCTTAAGGCCCAATTCAAACAGCCTTTCTTGAACCTTCCAGTCTGTGTTcagaacagagagggaggaactCTGGCAAGTTTCTATCCCTGTTTATCATTAGCATTAGCACTTGGTAGGACAGCCGTCTTGCCTACTCCCGTAACATTTTATACATCCCCAAACCACGTGGTCTCTTTACAATGACTCCCCCCATCCTCTTCCGAGGACCACCACAGGCTGAACTGCCGCAAACTAGCTCCACAGACGCTCCCGCACCTTCCGACAGGCTCAGGAGTGTGCGAGTCTGGATGTCGCTTTCACCATTAATACTGGGGTTTGAGCGTTTCCGTGATTTTTAGAAACAGGTGTGAATCTAAGAGCTAAGGtggcctttcttgtttccttggcTACACAATTCATGGGGAAGAATTATCCCTTTTGGATCATCAGGATTTGTCACCACGTCTTTCGAGTTGTCAGAATGGGCTATAATCACTCTATTTCCCTGTTGCGCTGTGTCTGAGGCGAGGGAGAGGGGGGTTTCCCTCTGCAAGTTGTCCCTAGCTCAGACCCCAGACTTGAAGCAATCCCTTTCTAGTTCTTAGCGAACTGTCAGCTTTTAGCTGATTTACCATTATAGAATATTCATTAGGGAAGAAGAGTGAAAACTGGAAATTTAGGCACGTGAGCAAGGAAAAATGCAGCTTGGGAAGGAGAAGCCTAGAACACCCTATGTGGCTGCTTACGGAGACCCTCCCTGCCGTCTCTGACTACTTGGTGGGCAAgtgaccaagccacccagttgGTTTAGGAGAGTCCAGATTTATGCCTGTCTTCCTGGCATACTTCTCAGTGTCCCCACTCTGCTGATTGTCCCATTTTGGACAAGTTGCATGGTCACCAGAATCACAGGAGAAAAGGCCTGCCCTTGTTGGAATTAGTAGCACAATTGATACCTTTCTCAGGTGATTTGTCACTCTAGCCCTCATGGGGGGACGTTGGCAGCCCCCACAGCATCTTCTGTGACTTTTGGCTGATGTTAGTCCAACTCTTGGATTCTAAATGTGACCTCGTTTATACCCGGGCTTAAACATTCTCCCTGGGTTGTAAGGTAAGGAGCAACCCCTGTCTTACCATGACTTCCATATCTCCCAACTCTCTCAAATGACCATCTTGCTCCTctggagaaaaacacaaaaaccaaaaaaaaaaaaaaaaagatttttctagtGTTTGCCTGGATATTGGCAGTTTAGCGCTAGCAGGCTCCATTCTGTTGTTGGAGTAAAAGGTGTCAACAGGCAGTTTCACCCCCAGCGGGAATATCAGCCCTTGGGTGCCTATGACTTTAACCCCGCCGATCAACTTTTGTAGTGAAGAAGACGTGTGCCGAGTCAGACTTTGTGTGCAACAATGGCCAGTGCGTCCCCAGCCGGTGGCAGTGTGACGGGGATCCCGACTGTGAAGACGGCTCAGATGAAAACCCAGAACAGTGCCGTGAGTGATTTGCTTTGGACTGTAACTCTCCCAGGCTGTTTCGTGTTTTGTAGCTCTAAGTCTTATTTCATCCAAAACTTGGTTGTAATTTCCCTTGGCCTGCCTTGATGTGTGGGCCAGTGGACTCCAAGGTCAGTCAAGTCATTAACAAGTTGATGAGTGTCTATTAAAGGATATTGTCCCTAGTCTAACAAGACTGACATTCTCTTGGGTAGCTTTGCTATTGAATGTTGAAGACCGAAGCCAGCCGATTTGATTAAGAACTCCTTGACTAGGTGCATAGATTTCAAATATTTGGTAATCATGACTCCAAGCAGATGGTACTCTGGTCCTGGAAGCTAAGTTGAGGTAGGAGGTTCCCCACTTTGGGCCCAGGATAAGCTTTTAGATGTATAgcttatgttatatataacatatatgttatagatacatatatataatatataacattatatgttatattaacatatgtgtgttatatattacacatatatgttATAACATatgttgtatatacatatatataacatataacattatatgttgtGTATAACATAAGCTGTAcatcatatacatacatgtatgtatgtgtatatatgtatatatgtatacacacatatatgtttatacacacacacacagagatatatatatagtccATTACTGAAGGGGTAAGGTGGCTAGAAATAGGGTGACATCGTGATTTTTTAACAAACCTCTTACCTCAGGTTATTAAAGTAGGATAAAGCTTACAGCTtattcttaaataagaaaaatgtcataGGTATGACACTGTATATCTGTGTTCTTAGGCGGATAGCCAGGAAAAGGTCTGTGACATCACAGAGGATGAGGATTTGGGACAGGTAAATCAGGATCCTTTGAATGTCATGGTGAAGAAAGTCTTGGAATTCATTTCGAAGCAGTCGAGAGCTGCTGAAACACGAAAAGTGCCAATGTCATGGGAACCAGGTCTAGCTATGGAATAGACAAAACTCAGTGGAGCAGAAAGGAAGATAAATGCATCAATTTCAGTTTTCGAGGCAAGGAGTCAGGGGAGCGATAAGAACATTGGTCACGGCAGGTCAGATCCCCTCCAGGAAAGCGTGGTTGCCCAGAAACACGGCCCTGAGTTTTAGCTGCGGGTGACCCAGTGAGTCAGGAACTAGGAGGAGGTCCCTGTTTCGGCAAAGCTCCTGTAGGTCATGAAGAACCTTTAAAGGAATCCAGTCAGGAGGCTTCCCAGGTGTTAGGTCATCTAGCCTTTTGGGAAGTGGCCATTAGGTGACCTTATGTGGTATCTGACAgatcacaaacaaacaaaaaaaggtcaAGGAGCAGGCCGGCCAATAAACCTAACTGTGCCAAATAAAACAGAAGCCAGAGCTGAGCACGCCACGGAACCTTGAAGGAGGAACGCGGTTGAGGCTCTCCGGGGTCCCGCCGGGCGACACCGGCTGGCGTGGCTTCCACTAGTAGGTCGCATCTCACCCCTTCGCCAGGCCACCGAGGGACAGGTGTGAGCCCGGGCAGGCAGCGCGGGACCAGCTGTGTGGCACGGAGGCGTGGGGGAGGCTCTTTTGAGACTGTATATCATCAACAGATATGAGAACATGCCGCATAAATGAAATCAGCTGTGGTGCCCGGTCCACTCAGTGTGTCCCCGTGTCCTGGCGGTGTGATGGTGAAAATGATTGTGACAGTGGCGAAGATGAAGAGAACTGTGGTAAGAAGACTGGTGCCGAGTGGCTTATCCCCGAGACCCTTTTGCTCAAAGAgaagggtgggcagggggagacgCTCCCTCGAGTGTGAAGATGCGGTTCCGGTGACTCGCTTCGTTACTGCCCTAAAACTCTGGCAGGAGTCCCCCGGTGACTGGCCACTGCTTGCTCTGGTGTTCCTCCTAGGCAGATAGACGGGAGACGGTAAGTCGTTCAGGGCACTGCCACCCAGAATAGGTCAGTGAAGCCACAGCGGTGTGGCGTCTGTGTCTGTTAGGACAGGGGGACCCGGGCCTTCCTCACGTGGGCTCAGCACAGCCGGAAGGGGACTAGGGCCACAAGCTCACGCCGAGGTCTCAAGTGGGTCTGCTTCTTGGAATACATGACCTGAGTAGCCTACGAGGAACTTGGGCTTGCCTCCAAGCTAGATTCTCTTTGAGCCTTTCCGAAGGTTTACCTGGCCCAGAAGCGTTAGCTCTCATCTTGCCAGCGGAGACCCAAAGAAAACCCTGCCCAGCCGATGGTCCTTGATTGGTCTCTTCTCATAGTTCCTGCCTGTAAATACGAGCTCTGTTTCACAGGCTTTCATGTTTCTGTTCCTGGGAAATGTGTAATAAAGTGCCGTGCGTTCCAGGCAAGGCCCTGGGAATTATCTGGGTTGAACAAACATTGCTGTGAGCACTCTTTCAAGCTACCGCCCTTTTATAGGGCTCCCAGAGCGACAGCTCCCAGGGCTGACAAGCACAGGCCTCCCACGGCCGCAGAGTACTAGTGAGCTGACCATGCTTGTACTCCAAACACCAGTCTCGTGTGGAGAAGTCGACTTCCGACGTCAGTACCACTGCACCTAGTCCAATGAGTTTCGGTTCAATCCCAGAATTGAGCTTCATGTATTGGTAAGCCCCAGAGCTGCCAAGTATCTCCCTCCTAAAACTAGACTTTGCTTCCCAAGAGAGTCGTGGTCTCTCCCCGAATTACCAGCAAATTGTGACCTTGATTCATTTGGCAGGAATTTGAGTCCAAGTACAAACTGGCTAGTCAGCCTGGTTTATCATCATTTAACGGATTGCGCGGTGAGGACAGATAGATTCCAGCCCAAGCAGTGACTTTCCaacacttgaaaatatttaagatctgTTATTCCTGATCCTGGTTTGAGGGACCAACAGAGAAGGAACCACGTATGGTAGCAGAACACAATGGCTGGTGTGCGTTAATCGTGTCCTAATGCTTCTAATGAGTCCACACTTGCCTGCATGCCCCATACGTGGTGTTCTCAGCGGATAACCTGGACGGACGAGCTGTCTGTCCATTTAGAGGTCGCTCGGTCTTTGCCATTGCCATTGCCAATCGCTATCCCTTTAGGAATCTGTTGTGGTTCTCACTTCAAATTAACTTCTAAGCCTTCAGCTGTTCTCTTGggtcctttcttccccttcttacTTGAGAGCCCCTGCATCTTGTGCCTATCGAGACTGCACGCGAGTACCCCAGGAACTCGGATGCCAACAGGATGCCACCTTAGCTTTTAAGTGAAGCTGGGAGGGCCGGCCAGGGGGCGTGATGAGACCCCGCGCACTGCGCCGTGCGGCGAGGCTCGGGAAGCCAGGACCAGTCCCGCGCGCTCAGCGGGCTCTGCCCTCTCCACGCTGCAGGCAACATCACGTGCAGCCCCGACGAGTTCACCTGCTCCAGCGGCCGCTGCATCTCCAGGAATTTCGTCTGCAACGGCCAGGACGACTGCAGCGACGGCAGCGACGAGCAGGCGTGCGCGCCCCCGACGTGCGGCGCGCACGAGTTCCGGTGCGGCACCTCGGCCTGCATCCCCCGCAGCTGGCTGTGCGACGACGACGCCGACTGCTCCGACCAGTCCGACGAGTCGCTGGAGCAGTGCGGCCGCCAGCCCGTGATGCACGCCAAGTGCCCGGCCAGCGAGACCCAGTGCGGCTCCGGCGAGTGCATCCACAAGAAGTGGCGCTGCGACGGGGACCCCGACTGCAAAGACGGCAGTGACGAGGTCAACTGTCGTAAGTAGTCTTCTCAGCGGTCCGCTCCGTGCCTGCTGCGGGGGGTCCGCCGGGACCGTGCGGCTGaccttcctgcttcctcccccccccgCGCCCACCGCAGCTTCGCGCACCTGCCGCCCGGACCAGTTCGAGTGCGAGGACGGGAGCTGCATCCACGGCAGCCGGCAGTGCAACGGCATCCGCGACTGCGTGGACGGCTCGGACGAGGTCAACTGCAAAAACGGTGAGGGGCtcctccgggggggggggggggggggggagtcacaGGACTGCTGGGGCAGCCCCACCAACGGACTCTTCGCTTCTGTGTTTCTCGTTGTAGTCAATCAGTGCTTGGGCCCCGGCAAGTTCAAGTGCAGAAGTGGGGAGTGCATAGATATCGGTCAAGTATGTAACCAGGAGCAGGACTGCAGGGACTGGAGTGACGAACCCCTGAAAGAATGTCGTAAGTGGAGGGCTTGCCTGGGCACCCAGCGGGGAAGGTTCACCGCATCGCCCCTAGCTAATGCCGTGGGGACCTCGCGCAGGGCCTGGCACACCCCTTCTAAGGAACCGAGTTCCGTGGTTGGGCTTCAGAGTGGCGCTGTTATGCCTTCAAAGTTGAAGCAGTCACAAGCTCCCTTCATAGCTTCACCTCCTTAAAGATAACTGATCAGCTGTAGGACACTGGACTCCTATGACTCAGCCAGCTGGTAACCTGCCAAGCAGACGGGGTTTACTCTCCCCCCAAACACTCCGAGATGCGTATCTTAAAAGCAAATTGTTAGACCTTAGGAAAGTCACGGGTTTGACCAGACTATCTAGATAAGTTATTGCAAAAAGCCCAGAGTTTAAACGTTAACAGGggcaaaaatagatttaaaatatggTACGGGGTAACTTTGGTCCCTTTTTTCCCAGATGTAAACGAATGCTTGGTTAATAATGGCGGCTGTtctcacatctgcaaagacctcgTGATAGGCTACGAATGTGATTGTGCCGCTGGGTTTGAACTGATAGATAAGAAAATCTGCGGAGGTGAGTCCAGAAGGGAGCCTcagccctggggggggggggggggagaagcgtGGAAAGGATGGTATCTTGCTGTAGGTCATCTAGGCACAAAAGACTAATCCTAATTTCCCTCTTAGATATTGATGAATGCCAAAACCCTGGAATCTGCAGCCAGATTTGCATCAACTTAAAAGGCGGTTACAAGTGTGAATGTAGTCGGGGCTATCAGATGGACCTTGCCACTGGCGTGTGCAAGGCAGTAGGTAAGTGGACTTGGACTGGTGTTGCTCTGGTCCCTTTAGGAGTAAGCGCTTACGAAGCATACAGCCACTGACCCCAAGAGTCAGCTCAATTACAGAATTAAAATAGTACAGCTCCCCCTGACTTAGGATGGGGTCACAACCCAATAAACCCATGGTAAGTTGAAAATATCCCAAGTCAAAAATGTATTCAATATACCCAACCTACCAAATACCACGGTTTAGTCAGTACACTCAGAACTCTTACATCAGCTTCTAGCTGGGCAAtgtcatctaacacaaagcccagGAAGTATGGAATGTCTCATGTCACTTACCGAGTACCACACTGAAAGGGAGAAGCGGAACGGCTGTATGGGTACAGATGGGTGTCAGCGCATCGGGACTCACGTCTCCATGATCGTGGGGGCTACAGGGAGCTTCGGCTCACTGCTactgcccagcatcatgagagaAGATCACAAGAGAGGATGGTGGCACGTATCCCTGGCCTGAGCAAAGATCCCAACTCTGAATTCGAAGTGTGCTTCTTACGAACGCAAACTGCTTTTGTAccatcataaagttgaaaaatcctaAATCGAATCATCCCAAGTCTGGGACTGTCTGTTCTTGAGATCAGTGCTACTTACCTCCCAGTGCAGTATCACAAAAAAAGCATTTCCCTAGACACCCGCCTTGGTCAGTTTCTTTTGCGTATGATACCTTGAATGTCTACCAGGTTCACTTGCTTCCTGCTTCCAAAACTTGAATGCAATCCCAGGAAGAAACTTAGGCAACAGCTGCTCAGAGACTGTTCCCAGCTGATCAGCCACCCTACTTTTGAGTGCTGTGACCCCAGGACTGCCTTCTTGAACAGTGGGAGGTGCTTACAGTGCCCCGGGCTAGCCATCTCACACTGAAGCTAGCCATCTCCTCAGGTGTTGGGCCGTGCCTTTCCTTTGTAAGTGCTCCCTCCTGACTTAGAAGGACCTTGCCTTCTTACAACGACACTAAACAAACctgactcctgtcttgcaggcaAAGAGCCAAGTCTGATCTTCACTAATCGAAGAGACATCCGGAAGATTGGCTTGGAGAGGAAGGAATATATCCAACTAGTCGAACAGCTAAGAAACACTGTAGCGCTTGATGCGGACATTGCTGCTCAGAAACTGTTCTGGGCTGATCTGAGTCAGAAGGCCATCTTCAGGTAACTTCAGTTCTCTGCTTAGCGTCTCAGCCTAAGCCTTGGTCTTTGTGAAGGCTTGGAGGAATTTCTAGCTCCACGCTAGCATCTAATTAGCTGGGACTCTTAAATCTGGACACTGATTGATTCCTCAACTATTAAGTTACTATCAGTTCCTCATTAGAGACTAACAATGGTGTATGGAGTATAAGGTGTCCGTGGCTGTAGGAGCATAAGAAAGGACATCTCATTTAGCAATGTGTCAGTCCTGCTTATCGAGTACCTCCCAGCAACTcaataatgaacactgttatttAGTATCAGTAAGAAGCATCGTTAAATGGTGTGAGGGGTGAGCTATGGTGTGACTCGAGTTTCTTCTGCACAAAGTTGTTGACCATTTTGTAAACAGCAAGTCCATTCTCCAGGTTCCGATGGTGTCGAACTCTTAAATGTCCTGTGACCTGTTCTGTTTCAGTGCCTCCATTGATGACAAGGTTGGCAGACATGTTAAAATGATCGACAATGTCTATAATCCTGCAGCCATCGCTGTTGATTGGGTGTACAAAACCATCTACTGGACTGATGTGGCTTCTAAGACTATTTCAGTAGCTACCCTGGATGGAACCAAGAGGAAGTTCCTGTTTAACTCGGACTTGCGGGAGCCCGCCTCCCTCGCTCTAGACCCACTGTCTGGGTGTGTAGTCTGTTTTTTATAGCCTTTCGGTTGCTGTTCCTCCTGGCTGAAATAGTACTGAAACCCCAAGACTTACAgctccccacaacaaagaattatccagttcAAGATGTCAGTGCTGTCATGGTCGAGTAAGTCCGCTCTCTTCCAGGCCCCCGGCAGGATGAGCACTGACTGACATTAAGGAAACACGTCTGACTTGACATACACACAGAAGCGGTGTCTGAACCCTTATGGCCACTAGCTTCTCTGCAagtgatttttaatgtttgtcCAAATGCTTTGCCAAACCTAAGGACTAGCACGCGTTGTGAGGATTTTAGTAGCTCTATTACCTCAACGCTTTCATCTAAATGTCCAAGTCGTCTGAAAGTCCAGTTGAAGTAAATGGATCTCTCTAGCAACATTTCACCAAGAGGCTCCCCTATGTGGGTGCTAAAGGCTATAGAAAAGCAGCTTAGGAAGTTGACGGAGGCTCTAGCAATGACACATGACCCCCAGAATCCTCGCGAGAACAGTCAGCCAAGCCCCTCGATAAGGCTTAACATATAGTCAACTTTCGGTCCTCTGAAAGAATTTGccttttagaaaggaaatatataaCCTGTGACTTGGGGCTGAAATATAATTCTCACACTTCCTTAGATTAATAGTGTTCATAATGAGCTTGTGGATTCTTCGTGTTACCTTTTGTTTATCTGGAATATAATTTAGACCGTTACCTGTTACTGTCGGTCTCCAGAGGTTTCCTGTCGTCATTTAAATATgtatctcagggcgcctgggtggctcagtgggttaagcctctgccttcagctcgggtcatgatctcagggttctgggattgagtcccacattggtctctctgctcggcagggagcctgcttcctcctctctctctctctctctgcctgcctctctgcctatttgtggtctctgtcaaataaataaaatttttttaaaataaataaataaataaataaataggtatcTCAAACTACAAATTTATTCCTTCTAAACCACTGAGGcttctttctcatttaattcttcctAGCTTTGTGTACTGGTCAGACTGGGGAGAACCAGCTAAAATAGAAAAAGCAGGAATGAATGGATTTGATAGGCGGCCcctggtgacagtggacatccagTGGCCTAATGGAATTACACTCGGTaagtctgtccttccttccttggccACCACCAAGGTGGCCACCACCGTGGCCCACGGTCTCCACGCTTTTGCTTCCCTCCATAGTCTCCTCTGGACTACAGCCGGTGACAGCTCCCGTGGTTCCTCGATAGCAGGAATTTGGAATGAGAGGACCTGAGCAGTGCAGATCGAATGCTCGGGCTTTCACAGATTAGACGCTCTATCATTACTAGCTTTTCTGTCCACTTGGGCCTAATACGGGACATAAATTCAACAGGTCTTGGGTCTTAAGAACTCTCATCCATCGGGAAGAACAGCACACTCACCTCTCTTAACACTTCTCTAACGTGAGCACCATTTCTTAAGTCAGCTCCTTGGAGAATCTCAGGTGCTCCTTTAATCCCCTAGAAGAAGTGTGGGTCCAGACCCCGCATGCTGCCTCACAAGGTTTGTGGAACCACCCCCAACCCGCCACCACTTTAGGAACCCATGCTGGAGAAGGAACCATGAGAATAGAATATTGGATTCCCTGGGTATGTTCAGTGGAAGCCAGGGCGGTGATGGTGTCCCGTGCGCTgaccattcctttcctttccagacCTTATAAAGAGTCGTCTCTACTGGCTTGACTCCAAGTTGCACATGTTGTCCAGTGTGGACTTGAATGGCCAAGATCGCAGGATTGTCCTCAAGTCTCTGGAGTTCCTAGCTCACCCTCTCGCGCTGACCATATTTGAGGTGAGATGTGTGCATCAGCTCCAAGCATCTACCTCTGGGTTACTAGGGTGCCTCAGGGGAGAACAGGACAGGACAGGTGTGAGACAAGGAGGGATGGGTAGAGGAACGTGACCCG
The DNA window shown above is from Mustela erminea isolate mMusErm1 chromosome 12, mMusErm1.Pri, whole genome shotgun sequence and carries:
- the VLDLR gene encoding very low-density lipoprotein receptor isoform X1 is translated as MGTSARWALWLLLALCWAPRESRATGAGRKAKCEPSQFQCTNGRCITLLWKCDGDEDCADGSDEKNCVKKTCAESDFVCNNGQCVPSRWQCDGDPDCEDGSDENPEQCHMRTCRINEISCGARSTQCVPVSWRCDGENDCDSGEDEENCGNITCSPDEFTCSSGRCISRNFVCNGQDDCSDGSDEQACAPPTCGAHEFRCGTSACIPRSWLCDDDADCSDQSDESLEQCGRQPVMHAKCPASETQCGSGECIHKKWRCDGDPDCKDGSDEVNCPSRTCRPDQFECEDGSCIHGSRQCNGIRDCVDGSDEVNCKNVNQCLGPGKFKCRSGECIDIGQVCNQEQDCRDWSDEPLKECHVNECLVNNGGCSHICKDLVIGYECDCAAGFELIDKKICGDIDECQNPGICSQICINLKGGYKCECSRGYQMDLATGVCKAVGKEPSLIFTNRRDIRKIGLERKEYIQLVEQLRNTVALDADIAAQKLFWADLSQKAIFSASIDDKVGRHVKMIDNVYNPAAIAVDWVYKTIYWTDVASKTISVATLDGTKRKFLFNSDLREPASLALDPLSGFVYWSDWGEPAKIEKAGMNGFDRRPLVTVDIQWPNGITLDLIKSRLYWLDSKLHMLSSVDLNGQDRRIVLKSLEFLAHPLALTIFEDRVYWIDGENEAVYGANKFTGSELATLVNNLNDAQDIIVYHELVQPSGKNWCEEDMPNGGCEYLCLPAPQINDHSPKYTCSCPNGYSLEENGRECHRINVTTAVSEATVPPRGTSAAWAILPLLLLAMAAVGGYLMWRNWQHKNMKSMNFDNPVYLKTTEEDLSIDIGRHSASVGHTYPAISVVSTDDDLA
- the VLDLR gene encoding very low-density lipoprotein receptor isoform X2, translated to MGTSARWALWLLLALCWAPRESRATGAGRKAKCEPSQFQCTNGRCITLLWKCDGDEDCADGSDEKNCVKKTCAESDFVCNNGQCVPSRWQCDGDPDCEDGSDENPEQCRNITCSPDEFTCSSGRCISRNFVCNGQDDCSDGSDEQACAPPTCGAHEFRCGTSACIPRSWLCDDDADCSDQSDESLEQCGRQPVMHAKCPASETQCGSGECIHKKWRCDGDPDCKDGSDEVNCPSRTCRPDQFECEDGSCIHGSRQCNGIRDCVDGSDEVNCKNVNQCLGPGKFKCRSGECIDIGQVCNQEQDCRDWSDEPLKECHVNECLVNNGGCSHICKDLVIGYECDCAAGFELIDKKICGDIDECQNPGICSQICINLKGGYKCECSRGYQMDLATGVCKAVGKEPSLIFTNRRDIRKIGLERKEYIQLVEQLRNTVALDADIAAQKLFWADLSQKAIFSASIDDKVGRHVKMIDNVYNPAAIAVDWVYKTIYWTDVASKTISVATLDGTKRKFLFNSDLREPASLALDPLSGFVYWSDWGEPAKIEKAGMNGFDRRPLVTVDIQWPNGITLDLIKSRLYWLDSKLHMLSSVDLNGQDRRIVLKSLEFLAHPLALTIFEDRVYWIDGENEAVYGANKFTGSELATLVNNLNDAQDIIVYHELVQPSGKNWCEEDMPNGGCEYLCLPAPQINDHSPKYTCSCPNGYSLEENGRECHRINVTTAVSEATVPPRGTSAAWAILPLLLLAMAAVGGYLMWRNWQHKNMKSMNFDNPVYLKTTEEDLSIDIGRHSASVGHTYPAISVVSTDDDLA